Sequence from the Calidithermus timidus DSM 17022 genome:
ACGCTGCTCCCGCAGCGAGGACCAGGGCACCGGCCAAAAAGGTTTTTCGCATACGTGCCTCCGTTTTGGGGTGGATGGCGACAGGGGTTAGTCGCTATCCGCTACACGAACACCTGGACCCAAGCAGGTCCGTCTGCATTTTTGGTATCCAGGCACGGGCTAAGCCTAACAGCAGGTTTGACCGAATGCAATTTCCACCATTTGGTGGATGTGTATTGGGACTAAACCCACCAGGACGACAACTCCAGAATGAGGAGCTGGCTTGAGTAGAACCTGGGCCAACCTTCACTTCAGTCCCATCTAAAGCCGTCGGAGTGGGCCTGCTCGCGGTGCTAGAATGGCGCTCATGCTAACTTCGGTTCCTGGCACCAACGATATCTTCGCCCAGAGCAAGGAATACTCCTTCCGCGAGCCGGTCTTCCGCTACATCGTCCAGACCGCCGAGCGGGTGTTGCGCTCGAGCGGAGCCCAGATGATCTACACCCCCATCTTCGAGTACGCCGAGGTGCTGCAGAAGGGGGTGGGGATCACCTCGGATATCGTGGTCAAAAAGGAGATGTACACCCTCGAGGACCGGGGCGGGCGGGTGCTGTCCCTGCGCCCCGAGCCCACCGCCTCCATCGTGCGGGCCTACAACCAGCACGGCATGAAGGTCTGGCCCCAGCCGGTGCGGCTGTTCACCTGGGGGCCCATGTTCCGCGCTGAGCGCCACCAGCGGGGTCGCTACAAGCAGTTTCACCAGGTCGATTACGAGGCCCTGGGCTCTGCCGATCCCCTCATAGACGCCGAGGCCATCGCACTGATGGTGCAGATCTACGAGGAGCTGGGGCTGAAGGGCCTCGAGGTCAAGCTGGGCTCGGTGGGCGACCCGGAAGACCGGGTGCGCTACAACGACTACCTGCGCGGGCTGTTCCGCCCCCATGCCCAAGCGCTTTCGGAGGACTCGAGGGTGCGGTTGGAGTCCAACCCCATGCGCATCCTCGACTCCAAGAGCGAGGCCGATCAGCGCATCGTGGCCGAGGTTGGGGTCAGGCCGATGCTGGAGTTTCTGGGTCCCGAGGCCAGGGCTTTCCACGAGCGGGTGGTGGGGTACCTCGAGAGGCTCGGGGTGCCCTTCAGCATCGACCCCAGCATCGTGCGGGGGCTCGACTACTACGTGCGCACGGCCTGGGAGATCCACCACAGCCGCATCGGGGCCAAGTCGGCGCTGGGCGGTGGGGGTCGCTACGACGGGCTTTCGGAGATGCTAGGCGGGCCGAGGGTACCGGGGGTGGGCTTTGGCATCGGTGTCGAGCGGGCGGCGCTGGCGCTGGAGGAGGAGCGGGTAGAGATCCCCGCCGATCCCGCACCCGACCTCTACCTGGTGCCCCTCGACGAGGCGGCCCTGCTCGAGGCCTTGCAGATAGCCCAGGGGCTGCGGCCCCGCTTCCGGGTCGAGATGGCCTATGCGCCTAAGAACCCGCGCAAGGGGCTCGAGGAAGCGCTCAAGAAATCCGCGCGTTTCGCCGCATTTTTGGGCGAGGGTGAGCGGCAGCGGGGGGTGGTGGCACTCAAAAACCTGCGCAGCGGCACCCAGCTTGAGCTCTCCCCTACCGAGCTGGCCGGGTATTTGGCTTGAGGTGGGCTTGATTTTGCGTTAAGTGATAAGTTTCACGATAAGTCTAGTTCGTGACAAATTTCTTTGCCTGAGTCGAACTCATAACAGCGCTTTGAACAGTAAACTATTCACCATGCGTCGGACGCACTACTGCGGCAACGTCAACACGTCGAACATCAACGAGCAGGTAGTCCTGGAGGGCTGGGTCAACCGGCGGCGCGACCTGGGTGGCCTGATCTTCATCGACCTGCGCGACCGGGAAGGCCTCGTACAGGTGGTGGTCCAACCAGAGAGCCCGGCCTACGCCCAAGCCGATCGGGTGCGCTCGGAGTGGGTGGTGCGGGTCACGGGCAGCGTGAGGGCTCGTCCGGCCGAGCAGCTCAATCCCCGGATCGCTTCGGGCGCGGTGGAGGTGCTGGCCCAGGAGTTGGAAGTGCTGGCTGAGGCCAAAACGCCCCCCTTCCCCATCGACGCGGGCTGGCGGGGCGAACAGGACCAGGCCGTTTCCGAGGAAATCCGCATGCGCTACCGGGTGGTGGACCTGCGCCGCCGCAGCTTGCAGCACAACCTGCGCCTGCGACACAAGGTGGTGGCGGCAATCTACCGCTTTCTCGACCAGGAAGGCTTTATCAGCGTGGAGACCCCCTTTTTGACGCGCTCGACGCCCGAGGGGGCCCGGGACTTCCTGGTGCCCAGCCGCCTGCAGCCGGGGCAGTTTTATGCCCTGCCCCAATCGCCCCAACTCTTCAAGCAGATGCTGATGGTGGCGGGCTACGACCGCTATTT
This genomic interval carries:
- the hisS gene encoding histidine--tRNA ligase gives rise to the protein MLTSVPGTNDIFAQSKEYSFREPVFRYIVQTAERVLRSSGAQMIYTPIFEYAEVLQKGVGITSDIVVKKEMYTLEDRGGRVLSLRPEPTASIVRAYNQHGMKVWPQPVRLFTWGPMFRAERHQRGRYKQFHQVDYEALGSADPLIDAEAIALMVQIYEELGLKGLEVKLGSVGDPEDRVRYNDYLRGLFRPHAQALSEDSRVRLESNPMRILDSKSEADQRIVAEVGVRPMLEFLGPEARAFHERVVGYLERLGVPFSIDPSIVRGLDYYVRTAWEIHHSRIGAKSALGGGGRYDGLSEMLGGPRVPGVGFGIGVERAALALEEERVEIPADPAPDLYLVPLDEAALLEALQIAQGLRPRFRVEMAYAPKNPRKGLEEALKKSARFAAFLGEGERQRGVVALKNLRSGTQLELSPTELAGYLA